A region of Thermobifida halotolerans DNA encodes the following proteins:
- a CDS encoding DUF58 domain-containing protein, whose amino-acid sequence MNVLRSLTPRGRIFLGVGAVITVGALALGERDLLRIAVLVAAVPPVGVLLLLLTPRKVDHTRELSARRVPAGTDCRVALTLTNPSWSLPVGPLLAEDRLPFALGVPPRFNLGVLRPGERRTFSYRLRSHARGRYPIGPLVVGFVDPLGCARLERPIGTEASLLVLPPVMELPAAARTGAATGGPRPVRAPAGTDDDTTPRPYRSGDDLRRVHWRSTARRGRLMVRGEEQRRLDASVVLVDLRSTAHTGARTASSLEGAVTVAASIAVHLADRGHRLRLLGDGVVLDGTRRRDAVLDALALAASSEAPSLRAGITRLAGASVSGRGMAVAVVGALAADEVAALAACRPGRSDGRVAVLVPRAAWPEEARVRAARELTEAGWRVLCPEHTGQLPELWGGSGAAR is encoded by the coding sequence ATGAACGTGCTGCGGTCCCTCACCCCGCGCGGACGGATCTTTTTGGGTGTGGGAGCGGTGATCACCGTCGGCGCGCTGGCGCTCGGGGAACGCGACCTGCTGCGGATCGCGGTCCTCGTGGCCGCGGTCCCGCCGGTCGGCGTCCTGCTGCTGCTGTTGACGCCCCGGAAGGTGGACCACACGCGCGAACTGTCCGCGCGGCGCGTCCCCGCGGGGACCGACTGCCGGGTGGCGCTCACCCTGACCAACCCGTCGTGGTCGCTGCCGGTCGGACCGCTCCTGGCCGAGGACCGGCTGCCGTTCGCGCTCGGCGTCCCGCCCCGGTTCAACCTCGGCGTGCTGCGGCCCGGTGAGCGGCGGACGTTCTCCTACCGGCTGCGCTCGCACGCGCGCGGCCGCTACCCGATCGGCCCGCTCGTGGTGGGCTTCGTCGACCCGCTGGGCTGCGCGCGGCTGGAACGCCCGATCGGAACCGAGGCGTCGCTGCTGGTGCTCCCCCCGGTCATGGAACTGCCCGCCGCCGCGCGGACCGGCGCGGCGACGGGCGGTCCGCGTCCCGTCCGCGCTCCGGCCGGAACCGACGACGACACGACACCGCGCCCCTACCGGAGCGGCGACGACCTGCGCCGGGTGCACTGGCGCTCCACCGCTCGGCGCGGCCGCCTCATGGTGCGCGGCGAGGAGCAGCGGCGGCTGGACGCCAGCGTCGTCCTGGTGGACCTGCGTTCGACGGCGCACACCGGCGCTCGGACAGCGTCGTCCCTGGAGGGCGCGGTCACGGTGGCCGCGTCGATCGCCGTCCACCTGGCCGACCGGGGGCATCGGCTGCGTCTGCTGGGGGACGGCGTCGTACTGGACGGGACCCGCCGCCGCGACGCGGTCCTGGACGCGCTGGCCCTGGCCGCCTCCTCCGAGGCGCCCTCTCTCCGAGCGGGCATCACCCGACTGGCGGGGGCCTCGGTGAGCGGCCGGGGGATGGCCGTGGCGGTGGTGGGGGCGCTCGCCGCCGACGAGGTGGCCGCCCTGGCCGCGTGCCGCCCCGGCCGGTCGGACGGGCGGGTCGCGGTCCTGGTCCCGCGGGCCGCGTGGCCGGAGGAGGCGCGTGTCCGGGCGGCGCGGGAGCTGACCGAGGCCGGATGGCGGGTGCTGTGCCCCGAGCACACCGGTCAGCTACCCGAACTGTGGGGCGGATCGGGGGCGGCACGGTGA